From Quercus lobata isolate SW786 chromosome 1, ValleyOak3.0 Primary Assembly, whole genome shotgun sequence, one genomic window encodes:
- the LOC115951633 gene encoding uncharacterized protein LOC115951633, whose product MDPLKCLFEKPALNGRLSRWLILLAKFDLKYMARKTIKGSVMSDFYAENRTEGEDGKEDFPDENILDVDLGTWKMYFDGAANQYGNGIGIFLITPEGSHIPLAIKLNFEVTNNMAEYKACITGMEALQDLRVKEAKVFENSTLVIAQAQKLWKVKEEYLKPYQQYLEDLNKTFDKIKYTIIPRAQNQFADALATLASMVEIPKGVWTGPLEIEQSCEEVHKRKSEASIMAVKEEEAP is encoded by the coding sequence ATGGACCCATTGAAGTGCCTTTTTGAGAAGCCCGCTTTGAATGGAAGATTGTCAAGATGGTTGATCTTATtggcaaaatttgatttgaagtaCATGGCTAGGAAAACTATTAAGGGAAGTGTCATGTCAGATTTTTATGCCGAGAATCGTACAGAAGGGGAGGACGGTAAAGAGGATTTTCCGGATGAGAATATTTTGGATGTTGATCTAGGGACATGGAAGATGTACTTTGACGGAGCTGCAAACCAATATGGAAATGGGATAGGAATATTTTTGATCACTCCTGAGGGATCTCACATACCTTTGGCAATTAAATTGAACTTTGAAGTGACTAATAACATGGCCGAATATAAAGCTTGCATCACTGGAATGGAAGCCCTTCAAGATTTAAGGGTGAAAGAAGCCAAAGTTTTCGAGAATTCAACTTTGGTTATTGCTCAAGCACAGAAGTTATGGAAAGTGAAGGAAGAATATTTGAAGCCTTATCAACAATACTTGGAAGACTTGAACAAGACCTTTGATAAGATTAAGTACACAATCATCCCTAGAGCTCAAAATCAGTTTGCAGATGCCCTAGCTACTTTAGCCTCCATGGTTGAAATACCTAAGGGAGTATGGACAGGACCCTTGGAAATTGAACAAAGTTGTGAGGAAGTGCACAAAAGGAAGTCTGAAGCTTCAATAATGGCCGTAAAGGAAGAGGAAGCTCCATGA
- the LOC115985009 gene encoding laccase-13-like, with translation MEAYNLTVKPWCSCLLLGLFAAITFLSSFANAETHYREFVIQAKPVKRLCRIHNIITVNGQFPGPALEVRNGDSLVIKVVNIAQYNITLHWHGIRQLRNPWADGPSYVTQCPIRPGGTYTYRFTIINQEGTLWWHAHSEWLRATVYGALNIHPKLGSPYPFSTPKQEYTLLLGEWFDRNPMDVLKQALFTGAAPNVSDAYTINGQPGDLYRCSGKETVRIPIESGETVLLRIVNAALNQELFFAIANHQMTVVGVDAAYTKPFTTRVIMIGPGQTTNVLLTADQPPAHYYIAARAYNTAMNAAFDNTTTTAILEYKSASCGTKKGQSSRPILPQLPAYNDTATATAFTAGIKSPSLVKVPTAIDENLFFTVGLGLNNCTRPNSPRCQGPNGTRFTASINNVSFVFPTTNSLMQAYYQGVPGIFTTDFPPVPPIQFNYTGNVNRGLWQPVPGTKLYKLKYGSKVQVVFQDTSIVTTEDHPIHLHGYQFFVVGSGFGNFNPSTDTAKFNFIDPPQRNTIGSNPGGWVAIRFVADNPGIWLLHCHLDSHLRWGLAMSFLVENGVGQSQSVIPPPADLPQC, from the exons ATGGAGGCTTACAATCTCACTGTTAAGCCATGGTGCTCTTGCTTATTACTTGGCCTATTTGCTGCGATcactttcctttcttcctttgcaAATGCTGAGACTCACTACCGTGAATTTGTT ATTCAAGCAAAACCAGTGAAGAGGCTGTGCAGAATTCACAACATAATTACTGTAAATGGACAATTCCCAGGGCCAGCCTTGGAAGTGAGAAATGGAGATTCCCTTGTGATCAAAGTAGTGAACATTGCCCAATACAACATTACCCTCCACTG GCATGGAATTCGACAGCTTAGAAATCCATGGGCAGATGGTCCTAGTTATGTGACTCAGTGTCCCATCCGACCAGGAGGAACTTACACATACCGTTTCACAATCATAAATCAGGAGGGTACTCTGTGGTGGCATGCTCATAGTGAATGGCTCAGAGCCACTGTTTATGGAGCTCTCAACATCCATCCCAAATTGGGCTCTCCATATCCCTTCTCAACGCCCAAGCAAGAATACACCCTTCTTCTTG GAGAATGGTTCGATAGAAACCCCATGGATGTCTTAAAGCAGGCACTTTTCACAGGAGCAGCTCCTAATGTTTCTGATGCATATACCATTAATGGTCAACCCGGTGATTTGTATAGATGCTCCGGCAAAG AAACTGTGAGAATTCCCATAGAATCAGGCGAGACAGTTCTATTGCGAATCGTCAACGCTGCACTCAATCAAGAACTCTTCTTTGCCATCGCCAACCACCAAATGACTGTTGTTGGTGTTGATGCAGCATACACCAAGCCTTTCACAACCAGGGTAATCATGATAGGACCTGGTCAGACAACCAATGTCCTCCTCACTGCAGATCAGCCCCCAGCTCACTACTACATAGCAGCACGTGCCTATAACACTGCGATGAATGCAGCCTTtgacaacaccaccaccacagcaaTCCTTGAATACAAATCTGCTTCCTGCGGTACCAAAAAGGGGCAATCTTCAAGACCAATCCTCCCACAACTACCTGCCTACAATGATACAGCGACTGCAACTGCTTTCACAGCTGGGATTAAGAGCCCTTCTCTGGTCAAAGTTCCCACAGCCATTGACGAGAACCTATTTTTCACAGTGGGGTTAGGACTAAACAATTGCACACGTCCTAACAGCCCCCGTTGTCAAGGACCAAATGGAACCCGCTTTACTGCCAGCATAAACAACGTTTCTTTTGTATTCCCAACAACCAACTCCTTAATGCAAGCCTATTACCAAGGTGTACCTGGTATCTTCACCACAGACTTTCCGCCTGTCCCCCCCATACAATTTAATTATACAGGCAACGTGAACCGTGGGCTGTGGCAACCTGTTCCAGGAACTAAGCTGTATAAGTTGAAGTATGGTTCCAAAGTACAAGTTGTCTTTCAGGATACCAGTATTGTCACAACAGAGGACCATCCAATTCATCTTCATGGATATCAATTCTTCGTTGTTGGATCAGGTTTTGGTAACTTCAACCCAAGCACAGATACAGCCAAGTTCAACTTCATCGACCCACCACAAAGGAATACCATTGGATCAAACCCTGGTGGATGGGTAGCCATTCGATTTGTGGCAGATAATCCAG GAATTTGGCTATTGCACTGTCACTTAGACTCACATCTCAGGTGGGGTTTGGCAATGTCTTTCCTAGTTGAGAATGGAGTAGGGCAATCTCAGTCTGTAATACCTCCCCCAGCCGATCTGCCCCAATGCTAA
- the LOC115985018 gene encoding SWR1 complex subunit 6, with protein sequence MDDDNSNPFRRMSSRTRKVAPRMAAALASSDNRTHAALARLEALENDNAGIEQIEINEDSDASLDDDDQGYMQKRQSKGTKRKTRQAKALENARKAPRTFLELLNEASLESLPPHVPSYLKAAVGPPSSTSRRHFCTVCGYAASYTCVKCGMRFCSGRCQNIHNDTRCLKFVA encoded by the exons ATGGATGATGATAATTCCAACCCGTTTCGACGCATGTCGAGCCGAACTCGTAAGGTTGCTCCAAGAATGGCTGCTGCCCTTGCAAGTAGTGACAACCGCACACAT GCCGCTCTTGCTCGCCTTGAAGCTTTAGAGAATGACAATGCGGGAATAGAACAGATAGAAATCAATGAAGACAGTGATGCTTCTCTTGACGATGATGATCAAG GTTATATGCAAAAGAGGCAGTCCAAGGGCACAAAACGTAAAACCCGACAGGCCAAAGCACTTGAGAATGCCAGGAAAGCCCCGAGAACATTTCTGGAGCTATTAAATGAG GCAAGCCTGGAATCCTTGCCTCCTCATGTTCCCTCCTATTTGAAGGCAGCAGTGGGACCTCCAAGCTCTACCTCTCGCCGCCATTTCTGTACTGTTTGTGGATATGCTGCCAGCTATACATGTGTGAAGTGTGGGATGCGCTTTTGTTCAGGCCGTTGCCAGAATATACATAATGATACTCGTTGTCTGAAATTTGTTGCCTAA